The bacterium genomic sequence ATGTCAACATCGAGGACAAGAGTGAGGTTGCCGAAATAGACAGCCACGAACTCACCGTGACCCGCAGGTTCCCGCTCGCTCCGGGCGAGGAGCCCTCCGGAATGGGGTTCGACATCAAGCATCACCGGATATATTCCGGCTGCGGCAACAAAGTCATGACTGTCCTGGATACTGAAACCGGCAAAGTGATCGCCACGGCGCCGATTGGGGAGGACTGCGACGGGGTCGGGTTCGACCCTGGGACCGGGCTGGCTTTCGCCTCCTGCGGGGACGGTACGTTGGCTGTGGTCCAGGAGACCTCGCCGGGCAAGTTCGAGGTCGTGGAAACCGTGACGACCCAGAGCGAGTCGCGCACGATGACGGTCGATCCCACGACGCACATTGTCTATGCGCCGGCGGCGGAATACACCCAGCCCCCGGCCAAGGCGACAGCCGGCCTGCGGCACAGACGGAAAGTGATCGCGGACAGCTTCTCAATCCTCGTGATCGGGAAATAAGGCTGCTGAATGCCGCTGCGCCAGAGGGCCACTTGTATGCGCCGGAGTGGTCCTCTGACGTGGGAGGCGGCTGTTGACACACCCCGCCGGGCTGCGCCGCCACCCCTCTGGGTGACTGGCGCATGCGCTGGTCCGGCGCGACCTACGTGTTCAACCGCGAGGGACGGGTGGTGCGGGTGGAGCGGGGGTAGGGCCAGGGCGACGCAGCCGGCGGGGTGTGTAATATAACCGTCCCGCCACATTCCGAATACAGGCCGGACCATCTAAAAAGAGATGTTCCATTACACTCTTCAGATAATAGACACATTGATAAATTATCAAAAAAGCTTGACAATCCAAATATAGCTGATAATCTTGAAATAGAAGAGAAAGCCGAAACAACAGCCCGCATTCCAGTTCTCACACCAAGGGGGGGAGATGCGTAAACTGATCGGTCTGTTTTTGGTCGTGTTGACTGCGGCCTTGGTGGCATGCAGCGCGGATTCTCTCCCTACCGCCGCGGGGCCCTCCTACGACCCGTCATCCAATGGAAACAACCACAGCGCCTCGATACACGAAGATGGCATGGTAATAGACGGCAATCAACGAATAAAACAGAGCGGCCGTTAAGAAAACGCGTGAAAACAAAGCCGGCCCCCGGAAGATTTCCGGGGGCCGGCTCGTTTTACAGGTAAATCCCCCTCGATCCCCCTTTACGAAAGGGGGACGGAGCGGTGCTTACTTCGTGCCGCTTTCCACCTTGGCGCCGCCTTCCTTGATCACGGCATGCGCCGCGGCCAGGCGGGTTTTACAAAAAGCCTGTCTCAAGTTGTGTCTTTCAGGGCGGCCTCGACTATCTTCTTCAACTCGGGCAGGTCTTTCTCTATCACCCGCCATACCGCGGGCAAGTCCACACCCATGTAGTGGTGAATCAGAAAATCCCTGAAACCGGCGATACTTTTCCAGTCAATATGTGGGCGGCTGTCCTTGAACTCCGGGCTAAGCCTCTTGGCGGCCTCACCGATCACCTCGAAATTGCGGATCGCCGCATCGTGCCAGTGGGTCGCGGCCAGGAACTCCTCCTGTCCCACCGCGGCATAAGTCTCTATCCGGCGGATCGATTCGAGTATATGACGGAGGTACATCTCATCGCGGTTCATAGTGGCCTGGCGTCCCTGAGCACGCTCTCGCGGATGAAGGGCGAAAGGGACCCGCTTGTAACCAGGTCCACCCGGCAGCCGGTCAGGGCCTCCACATCCTGCTTGAGCGCGATCAGATCGAGCAGCGAGGCCTCGGGGGAGAGGTCCACCAGAAGGTCCAGGTCACTGCCGGGGTGCGCCTCCCCGCGGGCCAGGGAGCCGAACAAACGCGGGTTGGACGCCCCGCGCTCGTGCACCAGGCGCAGGATGTCCTCGCGTTTCTGCTTGACTGTCTCGGTGGCGGTCATGGTGTGTCTCCGGGGTACAAAGTAATTATAAAACGAATAACCGTAAATACAAAACAAAACCGGCCCCCGGGATAATCTCCGGGGGCCGGCTCGTTTCACAGCATCATTGCCAGTGTGGAAAGCTTACTTGGTGCCGCTTTCCACCTTGGAGCCCTTCTCCTTGATCACGGCGTGGGCCGCGGCCAGGCGGGCGATGGGCACACGGTACGGGGAGCAGGAGACATAGTTCATGCCCACGCGGTGGCAGAACTCCACGCTCTTGGGCTCGCCGCCGTGCTCGCCGCAGATTCCGACCTTGAGGGTCGGGCGGGTCTTGCGGCCGCGCTCGATGCCGATCTGGATGAGCTGGCCGATACCCTCCTGGTCCAGCACCTGGAACGGGTCCTCGGGCAGGATGTTCATGTCGACATAGCCCGGCAGGAAACGGCCCGCGTCATCGCGGCTGTAGCCGAAACCCATCTGGGTCAGGTCGTTGGTGCCGAAACTGAAGAACTCGGCGTACTCGGCGATCTTGTCCGCGATAAGTGCGGCGCGCGGAATCTCGATCATCGTGCCGACCATGTAGGGCAGCTCGAAACCGTACTCGGCGAACACCTTCTTGGCAGTGTCGACAATAAGCTGCTTCTGGTTGATGATTTCACCGGTGGTTCCCACCAGCGGGACCATCACCTCGGGCTTCGAGTCGATCTTGTCTTTCTTCTTCAGCTCGCAGGCGGCCTCGAAAATGGCGCGGGCCTGCATCTCGCTGATCTCGGGATAGGTGACGCCCAGACGGCAGCCGCGGTGGCCGAGCATGGGGTTCAGCTCGTGCAGCGAGGCGACCTTGTTCTTCACTTTCTCCACCGGCACACCCATTTCCTTGGCCATCTCGGCCTGGTTGGCGTCCTCCTGCGGCAGGAACTCGTGCAGCGGCGGGTCCAACAGGCGGATCGTGACCGGCTTGCCGGCCATTACCTTGAAGATGCCGTAGAAATCATCGCGCTGGTAGGGCAACAGCTTGGCCAGGGCTTTCTTGCGGCCCGCGGTGTCATCGGCCAGGATCATCTCGCGCATGGCCTTGATCCGGTCGCCCTCGAAGAACATATGCTCGGTGCGGCAGAGCCCGATGCCCTCGGCCCCGAACTTGATCGCCACCTCGGCGTCGTGCGGGGTGTCGGCGTTGGTGCGCACGCCGATCTTGCGGATCTCATCCGCCCAGCCCATGATTTTGCCGAAATCGCCGCTCACGTCAACCGAGGTGGTGGGCACCTGGCCCAGCATGACCTCGCCCGAGGAGCCGTTGAGCGAAATCCACTCGCCTTCCTTGACTGTCACGTCCTTGCCGGCGATAGTAAACAGCTTCTTCTTGTAGTCGATCTCTGCCGCGCCGCAACCGGCCACGCAGCACTTGCCCATGCCGCGGGCCACCACGGCCGCGTGACTGGTCATGCCGCCGAAAGCGGTCAGGATGCCCTGGGCCACGTTCATGCCGCCGATATCCTCGGGGCTGGTCTCGATACGGACCAGGATGACTTTCTCACCCTTGGCGGCCCACTCCTCGGCGTCATCCGAGTGGAACACCACCTTTCCGCTGGCAGCGCCGGGAGAGGCGGGAAGACCCTTGGCGATGACAGTCTTCTTGGCCTTGGGGTCAAACATCGGGTGCAGGAGCTGGTCCAACTGGGTGGGCTCGATGCGGCTGACCGCTTTGGTCTTGTCGATCAGGCCCTCGGCGACCATGTCCACGGCGATCTTGACCGCGGCGGCGGCGGTGCGCTTGCCGTTACGGGTCTGGAGCATCCAGAGCTTGCCTTTCTGGATGGTGAACTCGATATCCTGCATATCCTTGTAATGCTTTTCGAGCTTCAGGTAAATGGCCTCGAGGGTCTTGTAGGCCGCGGGCATCAGGGCCTGCAGGGTCACCTGGTCGGCCGAGCTCTTGGTGGAGTCGTTGACCGGCTGCGGGGTGCGGATACCGGCCACCACGTCCTCGCCCTGGGCATTGACCAGGTATTCGCCGAAGAACAGGTTGGTGCCGGTAGCCGGGTCGCGGGTGAACGCCACGCCGGTGCCGCTGTCATCGCCCATGTTGCCGAACACCATGGCCTGCACGTTGACCGCGGTGCCCCAGTCCTCGGGGATGCCATTGAGCTTGCGGTACTTGATCGCGCGGGCGCCCATCCAGGATCCGAACACCGCCTCGATCGCACCCCAGAGCTGCTCCCACGGGTCCTCGGGGAACTTGACGCCCTTGCGCTTCTCGATCATGGCCTTGAACTCGACCACCAACTCCTTGAGGTCCTTGGCGGTCAGGTCGGTGTCGAGCTTGACGCCCAGCTTGGCTTTCTTGTGCTTGAGCACTTCCTCGAACGGGTCTTCCTCTTCCTTGCTCTCGGGCTTCAGGCCCATGACAACGTCGCCGTACATCTGGACGAAGCGGCGGTAGCTGTCCCAGCCGAAACGCTCGTTGCCGCTCTGCTTGATCAGGCCCTGGACCGTGACGTCGTTGAGGCCGAGGTTGAGCACGGTGTCCATCATGCCGGGCATGGACACGCGGGCGCCGGAGCGCACCGAGACGAGCAGGGGGTTGACCTTGTCGCCGAACTGAGCGCCCATGATCTTCTCGATGTTGGTCATAGCCTTGCGGATATCGCCGTCCAGCTCGGACGGGTACTTGCGGTCGAGCTTGTAGTAGACCGTGCACATCTCGGTGGTGATCGTAAAACCGGCGGGCACCGGGATGCCGAGGTTGCTCATCTCGGCCAGGTTGGCGCCCTTGCCGCCCAGCAGG encodes the following:
- a CDS encoding DUF86 domain-containing protein; protein product: MNRDEMYLRHILESIRRIETYAAVGQEEFLAATHWHDAAIRNFEVIGEAAKRLSPEFKDSRPHIDWKSIAGFRDFLIHHYMGVDLPAVWRVIEKDLPELKKIVEAALKDTT
- a CDS encoding nucleotidyltransferase family protein; translation: MTATETVKQKREDILRLVHERGASNPRLFGSLARGEAHPGSDLDLLVDLSPEASLLDLIALKQDVEALTGCRVDLVTSGSLSPFIRESVLRDARPL
- the ppdK gene encoding pyruvate, phosphate dikinase; the encoded protein is MSDKYVYTFGDGKAEGRADMKNLLGGKGANLAEMSNLGIPVPAGFTITTEMCTVYYKLDRKYPSELDGDIRKAMTNIEKIMGAQFGDKVNPLLVSVRSGARVSMPGMMDTVLNLGLNDVTVQGLIKQSGNERFGWDSYRRFVQMYGDVVMGLKPESKEEEDPFEEVLKHKKAKLGVKLDTDLTAKDLKELVVEFKAMIEKRKGVKFPEDPWEQLWGAIEAVFGSWMGARAIKYRKLNGIPEDWGTAVNVQAMVFGNMGDDSGTGVAFTRDPATGTNLFFGEYLVNAQGEDVVAGIRTPQPVNDSTKSSADQVTLQALMPAAYKTLEAIYLKLEKHYKDMQDIEFTIQKGKLWMLQTRNGKRTAAAAVKIAVDMVAEGLIDKTKAVSRIEPTQLDQLLHPMFDPKAKKTVIAKGLPASPGAASGKVVFHSDDAEEWAAKGEKVILVRIETSPEDIGGMNVAQGILTAFGGMTSHAAVVARGMGKCCVAGCGAAEIDYKKKLFTIAGKDVTVKEGEWISLNGSSGEVMLGQVPTTSVDVSGDFGKIMGWADEIRKIGVRTNADTPHDAEVAIKFGAEGIGLCRTEHMFFEGDRIKAMREMILADDTAGRKKALAKLLPYQRDDFYGIFKVMAGKPVTIRLLDPPLHEFLPQEDANQAEMAKEMGVPVEKVKNKVASLHELNPMLGHRGCRLGVTYPEISEMQARAIFEAACELKKKDKIDSKPEVMVPLVGTTGEIINQKQLIVDTAKKVFAEYGFELPYMVGTMIEIPRAALIADKIAEYAEFFSFGTNDLTQMGFGYSRDDAGRFLPGYVDMNILPEDPFQVLDQEGIGQLIQIGIERGRKTRPTLKVGICGEHGGEPKSVEFCHRVGMNYVSCSPYRVPIARLAAAHAVIKEKGSKVESGTK